A window of Roseburia hominis A2-183 genomic DNA:
TTATTCTTCTCTCTCATCGTCTCTAGTGTATCAGTGCTTTGTGTTTCAGGCAAGAAAAAAGACCATTCCGGCAAACTGGCATGGTCAATTTAATCGCAACTGGACATTTTTATCAATCCATCTTGTGTTATACTCTTATGCATCAACGTTGAAATACAAACTTTTATATGAATCTGACAGAATGGAGACTTCCTAATGACAAATCAAAATATTAAAAAAATGGTAACTGCTGCCCTTCTCGCCGCCATGACATGCGTGGCGACCATGATCATCAAGATCCCGACACCAACCTTCGGCTACATTCATCCGGGAGATGGCTTCGTTCTGCTGTGCGGCGTCGTGCTTGGCCCACTTCCCGGAGCGCTCGCTGCCGGCATCGGCTCGATGTTCTCAGACATTTTCTCCGGCTACGTGACCTGGGCTCCTGCAACTTTCATTATCAAGGCGCTCACGGGCGGCATTGCCGGACTGCTCTTCCATCGTTTTAAAAACACCCTGCACTCGAAAAAGGGACGCTACGCAGCGCTCGCAATCGGCGGCATCGTCGGAGAAGCCATCATGGTCATCGGCTATTTTCTCTACGAAACCGGACTTGCCGCACTCGGCAGCGGAGCCTTAAACCAGGCATCTATCGCCGCCGGCATTGCTTCCTCTGCGACCGGTATCCCGTTTAACATCGTACAGGGTGTTGTCGGCATTATTCTTAGTCTGATACTGCTTCCGGTGCTCTCTAAAATCCCGGATGTCCGTGACTGGATCGAGCGCTAGGCGACCACCTTTCCTCCGAAGATGACCTTCTTCGTGGACAGGTCATCCTTGGAGAGAAGGACACAGTCGCCGCGGTGGCCTGCGGTAATGCTTCCGCACACATCCGCCGCACCGATCGCTCTCGCCGGATTATAGGTTGCAGCGCGCACGGCTGTCTCTAACGGGATTCCCATGGAGACAGCCTTTCGCATGCAGTCCATGAGATTCGTCGCCGAGCCGGCAATCGTTCCGTCCTCTAAGGTTGCAAGATTGCCACGCACAGTAACCGGAAGTCCGCCGAGGGAATACGCACCGTCCTCCATACCGGTCGCCATCATGCTGTCGCTGATTAAGATCATACGCTCCGCCCCGAACAGGGAAAATACCACGCGGACCGCCGAAGCATCAATATGAATCCCGTCGCAGATCAGCTCCGGCATGACATGCTTCGCGTCAAACGCCGCGCCAAACACGCCCGGCGCGCGATGGGTGAACGGCGGCATTGCATTGAAAAAATGCGTCACATGATCCGCCCCCTGTGAAAATGCGCGGTATGCAGTCTCGTAATCACTGCAGGTATGTCCGACCGAGATATGTACCTGATCCGCCAGCCGGCGGATGAACTCCTTGGCACCGTCCGTCTCCGGTGCAATCGTAATCAGACGCACCAGCCCGTGTGCTGCCTCCTGCAGCCGCAGGAACATCTCTACATCCGGATTCCGGATATAAGCCGGATTCTGCGCACCCTTTTTCTCCATGGAAATAAACGGTCCTTCCAGATGAATCCCGATCAGTCTCGCCCCGGTGTCCTGCTCTGCCTCCGGTCTCTTTGTATACGCATACGCATTGGCACACACCGTCTTAAGCGTCTCCTCCGAGAGTGTCATCGATGCCGGGCAGATGCTTGTCACACCCTGGCGAAGCTCGTACGCACCGATCGCCTGCAATGCCTCCGGTGTTCCGTCCGAGAAATCATGACCTGCACATCCGTGAAAATGGATATCCACAAGCCCCGGAATCAGGTAATCTCCCCCTGCGTCCAGAATCTCTTCCCCGTCCGTGCCGGCCGCTTCACTCCCCGCAAAACAGCCG
This region includes:
- the nagA gene encoding N-acetylglucosamine-6-phosphate deacetylase, producing the protein MRIKNALVYTVEHGFVERDVRIKNGCFAGSEAAGTDGEEILDAGGDYLIPGLVDIHFHGCAGHDFSDGTPEALQAIGAYELRQGVTSICPASMTLSEETLKTVCANAYAYTKRPEAEQDTGARLIGIHLEGPFISMEKKGAQNPAYIRNPDVEMFLRLQEAAHGLVRLITIAPETDGAKEFIRRLADQVHISVGHTCSDYETAYRAFSQGADHVTHFFNAMPPFTHRAPGVFGAAFDAKHVMPELICDGIHIDASAVRVVFSLFGAERMILISDSMMATGMEDGAYSLGGLPVTVRGNLATLEDGTIAGSATNLMDCMRKAVSMGIPLETAVRAATYNPARAIGAADVCGSITAGHRGDCVLLSKDDLSTKKVIFGGKVVA
- a CDS encoding ECF transporter S component, which gives rise to MTNQNIKKMVTAALLAAMTCVATMIIKIPTPTFGYIHPGDGFVLLCGVVLGPLPGALAAGIGSMFSDIFSGYVTWAPATFIIKALTGGIAGLLFHRFKNTLHSKKGRYAALAIGGIVGEAIMVIGYFLYETGLAALGSGALNQASIAAGIASSATGIPFNIVQGVVGIILSLILLPVLSKIPDVRDWIER